A window from Citrus sinensis cultivar Valencia sweet orange chromosome 5, DVS_A1.0, whole genome shotgun sequence encodes these proteins:
- the LOC102619576 gene encoding BRASSINOSTEROID INSENSITIVE 1-associated receptor kinase 1-like, protein MGKLERVVWAFFVSILFFDLLLRVASNAEGDALNALKTNLADPNNVLQSWDATLVNPCTWFHVTCNSENSVTRVDLGNANLSGQLVSQLGQLTNLQYLELYSNNISGKVPEELGNLTNLVSLDLYLNNLNGPIPTTLGKLSKLRFLRLNNNSLMGEIPRSLTNVNSLQVLDLSNNKLTGDIPTNGSFSLFTPISFANNQLNNPPPSPPPPLQPTPPTASSGNSATGAIAGGVAAGAALLFAAPAIALAYWRKRKPEDHFFDVPAEEDPEVHLGQLKRFSLRELQVATDNFSNRNILGRGGFGKVYKGRLTDGSLVAVKRLKEERTQGGELQFQTEVEMISMAVHRNLLRLRGFCMTPTERLLVYPFMVNGSVASCLRERGQSQPPLNWSVRKQIALGAARGLAYLHDHCDPKIIHRDVKAANILLDEEFEAVVGDFGLAKLMDYKDTHVTTAVRGTIGHIAPEYLSTGKSSEKTDVFGYGVMLLELITGQRAFDLARLANDDDVMLLDWVKGLLKEKKLEQLVDSDMEGNYIEEEVEQLIQVALLCTQGSPMERPKMSEVVRMLEGDGLAERWEEWQKEEMFRQDFNHTPHPNNTWIVDSTSHIQPDELSGPR, encoded by the exons ATGGGAAAATTGGAGCGCGTGGTTTGGGCTTTTTTTGtgtcaattttgttttttgatttgTTGTTGAGAGTTGCTTCGAATGCTGAAG GTGACGCTTTGAATGCATTGAAGACCAATTTAGCTGATCCTAACAATGTTCTACAGAGTTGGGATGCCACCCTTGTCAACCCGTGCACATGGTTTCATGTTACTTGCAATAGTGAAAATAGTGTTACAAGAGT TGATCTTGGCAATGCAAATCTATCTGGTCAACTGGTTTCACAGCTTGGTCAACTAACAAATTTGCAGTATTT GGAACTCTATAGTAATAACATTAGTGGAAAGGTTCCTGAGGAGCTTGGCAATTTGACAAACTTGGTTAGCTTGGATCTGTACTTGAACAATTTAAATGGTCCCATTCCAACGACACTGGGCAAGCTGTCAAAACTACGTTTCCT GCGTCTCAACAATAACAGCTTGATGGGAGAAATTCCTAGGTCATTAACTAATGTTAATTCACTGCAAGTCCT GGatctttcaaataataaacttaCAGGAGATATTCCGACCAATGGTTCCTTTTCACTATTCACTCCAATCAG TTTTGCTAATAATCAGCTCAATAATCCTCCTCCTTCTCCTCCTCCCCCACTTCAACCAACACCACCAACAGCTTCTTCAG GTAACAGCGCCACTGGAGCTATTGCCGGGGGAGTCGCTGCTGGTGCTGCTCTGCTGTTTGCTGCCCCTGCAATTGCGCTTGCTTATTGGAGAAAAAGGAAACCAGAGGATCATTTCTTTGACGTACCTG CTGAAGAAGACCCAGAAGTTCATTTGGGACAGCTCAAAAGGTTCTCTCTACGTGAACTACAAGTTGCAACTGATAATTTTAGCAACAGAAACATTCTGGGTAGAGGTGGATTTGGTAAGGTTTATAAAGGACGCTTAACTGATGGCTCTCTAGTGGCAgtgaaaagattaaaagagGAGCGTACCCAGGGTGGGGAGCTTCAATTTCAAACTGAGGTAGAAATGATTAGCATGGCTGTTCATCGAAACTTGCTTCGACTGCGTGGCTTTTGCATGACACCAACAGAACGATTGCTTGTCTATCCCTTTATGGTTAATGGAAGTGTGGCATCATGTCTGAGAG AGCGTGGACAATCACAGCCACCACTTAATTGGTCTGTACGGAAGCAGATTGCACTAGGAGCTGCAAGGGGACTTGCTTATTTGCATGATCACTGTGACCCTAAGATTATTCACCGTGATGTGAAAGCCGCTAATATATTGTTGGATGAGGAATTTGAAGCTGTTGTTGGAGATTTCGGGTTGGCTAAACTCATGGATTACAAAGACACACACGTTACAACCGCTGTACGTGGAACAATTGGACATATAGCTCCAGAGTACCTCTCTACTGGAAAGTCGTCAGAGAAGACTGATGTTTTTGGGTATGGAGTCATGCTTCTTGAACTCATCACGGGGCAGAGAGCTTTTGATCTTGCTCGGCTTGCTAATGACGACGACGTTATGCTGCTTGATTGG GTAAAAGGACTTCTGAAAGAGAAGAAGTTGGAACAGTTGGTTGATAGCGACATGGAGGGCAACTACATTGAGGAAGAAGTGGAGCAGCTGATCCAGGTTGCTCTTCTGTGCACACAAGGGTCCCCAATGGAGCGACCGAAGATGTCAGAGGTGGTAAGAATGCTGGAAGGCGATGGATTGGCTGAAAGATGGGAGGAATGGCAGAAAGAAGAGATGTTCCGGCAAGATTTTAACCATACACCACACCCCAATAATACTTGGATTGTCGACTCAACTTCTCACATCCAGCCAGATGAATTGTCTGGTCCTAGATGA